A single window of Archangium gephyra DNA harbors:
- a CDS encoding RHS repeat-associated core domain-containing protein, translating into MMPAAKHLDPLLGIDIHLIITPPGAVVPIPHPFVGIVFDPMDYVPILGTTVFVGGLPRAQAGTSGIALPPHFPIGGVFAKPPANEAEIFMGSSTVLVEDEPFSHLALPVLSCQDIGVPPFPRRRKKKSVASLVLPTTLVLSIPVPVVIGGPPTVSLMALGMRAGMAVLGALISKVRKARGTRKAQNGVHCNGGHPVDVITGANFEDFLDARSPPPGLFCWRRYYSTARADLYGPLGWGFRHEYQHTLHLSPQVWRYEDPTGRTVDFEPLEADAQEASLHGVVLRRTGPGRFTLREGSGPELHLEAPPASHVARLRAVRSGTQRLELSWEEDRLSQLEEVSPEGRVRYRLKYDAAGLLVEVLRMGGREPQCLARYTYDRQGHLVTSCDAEGGSYQYEYDGAHRWTRMRDPNGYSFWWKYDLAGRCIETAGQDGLWWTRLEYDPERWETRVTERSGGVHLFRYNEDHTLVELVDPYGGVLKREVSGDGRVLQEVDSGGRVTRMIYDAQGALLGQLDPYQRVLPPAEVLPQPEPPGPLPLPETPLGLLLGSDREMPPGIARGGQPPLLARVPREVKSLLPTLLQPHPAGRSAEPVRTYDGLGRVVSEVDSEGRSHRWVHDRAGNEVGYRDPDGRIWRQHMGRWNLVTAVEDPLGALTRYAYSSTEQVVRVVDPAGTLSEYEYDEKDRLVKIARNGRLHEQYTWDKGDRLLQKQDAQGKVLLRMEYEDGERVETRHLGSGGVHLLEHDEQGRVIRASTGEHEVERRHDLFGQLRSDLRDGRGVQRRWVGERCVTTVLERFSWWLEGTAGDPLRRLGDPTGGEHLLWWDERGLLLREHAQGLRELAQYDGEGRLLSSLTWRQDFQGTLSPRWTRYAYTADGDLTTVWEEDGRQTRYTTDAAHRLTREEGPHGRFDYVLDPAGNLLGKPGLENTVLAEANRLAQANDETFVHDVRGHLSERQRPDGARTRYTYDSADMLVRVEDGKGEPWTAAYDALGRRIRCGRGTRQREFFWDGDRLAAELSPQGQLRLYVYAGHDALVPVLFIDYPSVDAAPASGQVFVLVVNQAGAPLRVEDASGRTVWWASRIEPYGHITVAPDSQLELNLRLPGQYHDAETGLFYNRYRYYDPRLGRYLQSDPLDLEGGINLYAYAPNPLVQFDVLGLAHSKKGKANKVKTSAITKLGVFSYSKARSKVRKKKYTGIDCDHIPSSKACKKAVENHLGNPLTKAEYRKLHNYITAMHESRNIHRSSSRTYGGRNTQKQIAKDAQDLEEAAKKDMKAIKDSLKKDGWTDKQIQDSFDKIHERNKDIGLYDDLDKLCTDLEFI; encoded by the coding sequence ATGATGCCCGCGGCGAAGCACCTCGATCCATTGCTGGGGATCGACATCCACCTCATCATCACCCCGCCCGGCGCGGTGGTACCCATCCCGCACCCCTTCGTGGGCATTGTCTTCGATCCCATGGACTACGTGCCCATCCTGGGCACGACCGTCTTCGTCGGTGGACTGCCGCGAGCCCAGGCCGGAACGAGCGGCATCGCGCTGCCCCCGCATTTCCCCATTGGAGGGGTGTTCGCCAAGCCTCCCGCCAATGAGGCGGAGATCTTCATGGGCAGCTCCACGGTGCTGGTGGAGGACGAGCCCTTCAGCCACCTGGCCCTGCCCGTGCTCAGCTGCCAGGACATTGGCGTGCCTCCCTTCCCGAGGCGCAGGAAGAAGAAGTCCGTCGCCAGTCTGGTCCTCCCCACGACCCTGGTGCTCTCCATTCCCGTTCCCGTGGTCATTGGCGGCCCGCCCACGGTGTCGCTGATGGCGCTGGGAATGAGGGCGGGCATGGCCGTCCTGGGGGCGCTCATCTCCAAGGTGCGCAAGGCCCGCGGCACGCGCAAGGCGCAGAACGGCGTGCACTGCAATGGGGGCCACCCGGTGGATGTCATCACCGGGGCCAACTTCGAGGACTTCCTGGACGCGCGCTCGCCGCCCCCGGGGCTCTTCTGCTGGCGGCGCTACTACTCCACGGCGCGGGCGGACCTCTACGGCCCGCTCGGCTGGGGCTTCCGCCATGAGTACCAGCACACCCTGCACCTCTCGCCCCAGGTGTGGCGCTATGAGGACCCCACCGGGCGCACCGTGGACTTCGAGCCGCTGGAGGCCGACGCCCAGGAGGCCTCGCTCCATGGCGTGGTGCTCCGGCGGACGGGACCCGGGCGTTTCACCCTCCGCGAGGGCAGTGGTCCGGAGCTCCACCTCGAAGCCCCTCCCGCCAGCCACGTTGCCCGGCTGCGCGCCGTGCGGTCCGGCACGCAACGGCTCGAGTTGAGCTGGGAGGAGGACCGGCTGAGCCAGCTCGAGGAGGTATCGCCCGAGGGCCGAGTCCGCTACCGGCTCAAATATGACGCCGCCGGCCTGCTCGTGGAAGTGCTGCGGATGGGGGGCCGCGAGCCCCAATGCCTCGCGCGCTACACCTATGACCGTCAGGGCCACCTCGTCACCTCCTGTGACGCGGAGGGGGGAAGCTACCAGTACGAGTATGACGGTGCGCACCGGTGGACGCGCATGCGCGACCCAAATGGCTACAGCTTCTGGTGGAAGTATGACCTGGCGGGCCGCTGCATCGAGACAGCCGGGCAGGATGGGCTGTGGTGGACACGTCTGGAGTACGACCCGGAGCGCTGGGAGACGCGCGTCACCGAGCGCTCCGGAGGCGTCCACCTCTTCCGCTACAACGAGGACCACACCCTGGTCGAGCTCGTCGATCCCTATGGGGGCGTGCTCAAGCGGGAGGTCTCCGGGGATGGGCGGGTGTTGCAGGAGGTCGACTCCGGCGGGCGCGTCACGCGGATGATCTACGACGCACAGGGGGCGCTCCTGGGGCAGCTCGATCCCTACCAGCGGGTGCTCCCCCCGGCGGAGGTCCTGCCCCAGCCCGAGCCTCCCGGGCCCCTCCCCCTGCCCGAGACGCCGCTCGGCCTGCTGCTGGGCAGCGACCGGGAGATGCCTCCGGGGATAGCACGGGGCGGGCAGCCGCCGCTCCTCGCGAGGGTGCCACGGGAGGTGAAGTCCCTGCTGCCCACGCTGCTCCAGCCGCACCCTGCGGGCAGGAGCGCGGAGCCGGTGCGCACGTATGATGGCCTGGGCCGGGTGGTGTCCGAGGTGGACTCCGAAGGGCGGAGCCACCGCTGGGTCCATGACCGGGCCGGGAACGAAGTGGGCTACCGGGACCCGGACGGCCGGATCTGGCGGCAACACATGGGCCGCTGGAATCTCGTCACCGCGGTGGAGGACCCGTTGGGCGCCCTCACCCGGTATGCCTACTCCTCCACCGAACAGGTGGTGCGCGTCGTGGACCCGGCGGGCACGCTGAGCGAGTACGAGTATGACGAGAAGGATCGCCTGGTGAAGATCGCCCGGAACGGGCGGCTGCACGAGCAGTACACCTGGGACAAGGGCGATCGGCTGCTCCAGAAGCAGGACGCGCAGGGGAAGGTGCTGCTGCGCATGGAGTACGAGGACGGAGAGCGGGTGGAGACCCGCCACCTCGGCTCTGGCGGGGTGCACCTGCTCGAGCATGATGAGCAGGGCCGCGTCATCCGCGCCTCCACCGGGGAGCACGAGGTGGAGCGGCGGCATGATCTCTTCGGGCAGCTCCGCAGTGACCTGCGGGATGGCCGGGGCGTCCAGCGCCGGTGGGTGGGCGAGCGCTGCGTCACCACCGTGCTCGAGCGCTTCTCATGGTGGCTGGAGGGCACGGCGGGAGACCCCCTGCGGCGGCTGGGAGATCCTACCGGGGGCGAGCACCTGCTCTGGTGGGACGAGCGCGGCCTGCTGCTGCGGGAGCACGCGCAGGGGCTGCGTGAGCTCGCCCAGTACGATGGCGAGGGGCGGCTGCTGAGCAGCCTCACCTGGAGGCAGGATTTCCAGGGGACTCTCTCTCCCCGGTGGACCCGCTACGCGTACACGGCCGATGGAGATCTGACCACCGTCTGGGAGGAGGATGGCCGGCAGACGCGCTACACCACGGATGCGGCGCACCGGCTCACACGCGAGGAGGGGCCTCACGGCCGCTTCGACTACGTGTTGGATCCAGCCGGCAACCTGCTGGGCAAACCCGGACTCGAGAACACCGTGCTCGCCGAGGCCAACCGCCTGGCCCAGGCCAATGACGAGACCTTCGTCCATGACGTCCGCGGCCACCTGAGCGAGCGACAGCGGCCCGATGGCGCCCGCACGCGCTACACGTACGACAGCGCGGACATGCTGGTGCGGGTGGAGGATGGGAAGGGCGAGCCCTGGACCGCGGCGTATGACGCCCTGGGACGCCGCATCCGCTGCGGGCGGGGCACCCGGCAGCGGGAGTTCTTCTGGGACGGAGACCGCCTCGCGGCCGAGCTGTCACCCCAGGGCCAGCTCCGGCTCTACGTGTATGCGGGCCACGACGCGCTCGTGCCCGTGTTGTTCATCGACTATCCCTCGGTGGATGCGGCCCCCGCGAGTGGCCAGGTCTTCGTCCTCGTCGTCAACCAGGCCGGAGCCCCGCTCCGCGTCGAGGATGCCTCCGGCCGCACCGTGTGGTGGGCCTCCCGGATCGAACCCTACGGCCACATCACCGTCGCGCCGGACAGCCAGCTCGAGCTCAACCTCCGCCTGCCCGGCCAGTATCACGACGCGGAGACGGGGCTGTTCTACAACCGCTACCGCTATTACGACCCGCGCCTCGGGCGCTACCTCCAGAGCGATCCGCTGGATCTGGAGGGTGGCATCAACCTGTATGCCTATGCGCCCAACCCGTTGGTGCAGTTCGACGTGCTGGGCCTCGCCCACTCCAAGAAGGGCAAGGCCAACAAGGTCAAGACCTCGGCCATCACCAAGCTGGGTGTCTTTTCCTACTCCAAGGCCCGGAGCAAGGTGCGCAAGAAGAAGTACACGGGGATCGACTGCGACCACATCCCCTCCTCCAAGGCTTGCAAGAAGGCAGTCGAAAACCACCTGGGCAACCCGCTCACCAAGGCGGAGTACCGCAAGCTCCACAACTACATCACGGCCATGCACGAGTCGCGGAACATCCACCGCAGCTCCAGCCGCACGTATGGCGGAAGGAATACCCAGAAGCAGATCGCCAAGGATGCCCAGGATCTGGAAGAGGCGGCGAAGAAAGACATGAAGGCCATCAAGGATTCGCTCAAGAAGGATGGATGGACCGACAAACAGATCCAGGATTCCTTCGACAAGATCCATGAGCGGAACAAGGACATCGGCCTGTACGATGATCTCGACAAGCTGTGCACGGATCTGGAGTTCATCTAG
- a CDS encoding double-CXXCG motif protein translates to MLTEGALRSRYDADVDKAEPVNRGDAPRCPLCGTFIGLLKWLPPYRVELELHGEELGDFIKSSAYDLLISERFGESFRAEGLTGLEGFHPVEVVRVRRKGKRALKPLSVPRYFVVSPCFGRAAVDLVLNRVRTHRTPTCPECRTGGINAINGFVLEPGTWSGEDVFRPRGMPGEIVVTERFKSFVERHGLTNMVLIPTEQFVWDPGKRGPAPLPTA, encoded by the coding sequence GTGCTGACAGAGGGCGCCCTCAGGTCCCGTTACGATGCCGATGTCGACAAGGCCGAGCCCGTCAACCGCGGAGATGCACCTCGCTGCCCACTGTGTGGCACCTTCATCGGGCTGTTGAAGTGGCTTCCTCCCTACCGGGTCGAACTGGAACTACACGGGGAAGAACTCGGGGACTTCATCAAGAGCTCGGCGTATGACCTGCTCATTTCCGAGCGGTTCGGGGAGTCCTTCCGGGCGGAGGGGCTCACCGGGCTGGAGGGCTTCCACCCCGTGGAGGTCGTCCGGGTGCGCCGCAAGGGGAAGAGGGCCCTCAAGCCCCTGTCGGTGCCCCGCTACTTCGTCGTCTCGCCTTGCTTCGGCAGGGCGGCGGTGGACCTGGTGCTCAACCGCGTGCGCACGCACAGGACTCCCACCTGCCCGGAGTGCCGCACCGGGGGGATCAATGCCATCAACGGCTTCGTCCTGGAGCCGGGGACGTGGAGCGGAGAGGACGTCTTCCGCCCTCGCGGCATGCCGGGTGAGATTGTCGTCACCGAGCGCTTCAAATCCTTCGTCGAGCGGCACGGGCTGACGAACATGGTGCTCATCCCCACCGAGCAGTTCGTGTGGGACCCCGGCAAGCGCGGGCCCGCCCCCCTGCCCACGGCGTGA